One Novosphingobium sp. G106 DNA segment encodes these proteins:
- a CDS encoding YdcF family protein, with amino-acid sequence MLRRIVSLIVLVWLLGFIWFAIALPGPLDAAKSDGVVVLTGGGGRIGRGLEVLEKGWSRKLLVSGVDREVRPGEFQAEYKVPPALMACCVTLGFQSVDTRSNAREAADWMAKNKIRSVRLVTTDWHMRRAAMELGGLLPDHVEVIRDAVPSQPSLRNLFLEYNKLLARTVQRMMGQ; translated from the coding sequence ATGCTCCGCCGCATCGTCTCGCTGATCGTGCTCGTCTGGCTGCTCGGCTTCATCTGGTTTGCGATAGCGCTGCCGGGGCCGCTGGACGCGGCCAAGAGCGACGGCGTGGTCGTGCTGACCGGCGGCGGCGGGCGCATCGGCCGGGGGCTGGAGGTGCTGGAGAAGGGGTGGAGCCGCAAGCTGCTCGTCTCGGGAGTCGACCGCGAAGTGCGCCCCGGCGAGTTCCAGGCCGAATACAAGGTCCCGCCCGCGCTGATGGCCTGCTGCGTCACCTTGGGCTTCCAGTCGGTCGACACGCGTTCGAACGCGCGCGAGGCGGCGGACTGGATGGCGAAGAACAAGATTCGTTCGGTTCGCCTGGTCACGACCGATTGGCACATGCGCCGCGCGGCGATGGAGCTGGGCGGCCTGCTGCCCGACCATGTGGAGGTAATCCGCGATGCCGTGCCTTCGCAGCCGAGCCTGCGCAACCTGTTCCTCGAATACAACAAGCTGCTGGCGCGAACGGTTCAGCGTATGATGGGCCAATAA
- a CDS encoding histidinol-phosphate transaminase has translation MTARVSGPRPKPWIAEIQAYVPGKSAGADGRPLIKLSANENPLGTSPAALEAKASAPARYPDPDSKALRGALGELHGIDPALIVCGTGSDELLHLAAQGYAGLGDEVIYVRYGFSVYDIAARRCGAVPVVAPDSDYGSDVDTILPLVNERTRVVFVANPNNPTGSFLPRGEIARLHAALPADVLLVIDQAYGEYVAPEDEDGALALAAAHENVLVTRTFSKIYGLAGERIGWGTGAAAIVDTLNRIRGPFNVSSTGQAMALAGLADQDFVVASRLHNAAERARFVETINAMGNHGLRPLPSQANFVLILFEGKLTAETAFEGLMQRGYVTRWLPNQGLPHGLRITIGTAEQMDAIATGIREMAEAAK, from the coding sequence ATGACTGCTCGCGTATCCGGCCCTCGGCCGAAACCCTGGATCGCCGAGATCCAAGCCTATGTCCCCGGCAAGAGCGCCGGCGCGGACGGGCGTCCGCTGATCAAGCTATCCGCCAACGAGAACCCGCTGGGCACCAGCCCCGCGGCGCTCGAAGCCAAGGCGTCGGCGCCCGCGCGCTATCCCGATCCCGACAGCAAGGCACTGCGCGGGGCGCTGGGCGAGCTCCACGGTATCGATCCGGCGCTGATCGTCTGCGGCACGGGTTCCGACGAGTTGCTGCACCTCGCCGCCCAGGGCTATGCCGGGCTGGGCGACGAGGTGATCTACGTGCGCTACGGCTTCTCGGTCTACGACATCGCCGCGCGCCGCTGCGGCGCCGTGCCGGTGGTCGCGCCCGACAGCGACTATGGCAGCGACGTCGACACCATCCTGCCGCTGGTCAACGAACGGACGCGCGTGGTGTTCGTCGCCAACCCGAACAACCCCACGGGCTCCTTCCTGCCGCGCGGCGAGATCGCCCGGCTCCACGCGGCGCTGCCCGCGGACGTCCTGCTGGTGATCGACCAGGCTTACGGCGAGTATGTCGCGCCCGAGGACGAGGACGGCGCCCTTGCCCTTGCCGCGGCGCACGAGAACGTGCTGGTCACGCGCACCTTCTCGAAGATCTACGGCCTCGCCGGCGAACGCATTGGCTGGGGCACCGGCGCGGCGGCCATCGTCGACACGCTGAATCGTATCCGCGGACCGTTCAACGTCTCCTCGACCGGCCAAGCGATGGCGCTGGCCGGGCTAGCCGACCAGGACTTCGTCGTGGCTTCGCGCCTCCACAATGCGGCGGAGCGCGCGCGTTTCGTCGAGACGATCAACGCCATGGGCAACCACGGCCTGCGCCCGCTACCCAGCCAGGCTAACTTCGTGCTGATCCTGTTCGAGGGCAAGCTCACCGCCGAAACCGCGTTCGAGGGGCTGATGCAGCGCGGCTACGTCACCCGCTGGCTGCCCAACCAAGGCCTGCCGCACGGCCTGCGCATCACCATCGGCACCGCCGAGCAGATGGACGCGATCGCCACGGGTATCCGCGAAATGGCGGAAGCAGCCAAATGA
- a CDS encoding 1-acyl-sn-glycerol-3-phosphate acyltransferase, which produces MTILRNLAFYLIFYGGSLFYVLGSLAALALGRKALIFVAAGWSTWHRLCVTGLLGIRIRVEGELPGEGYLVALKHESFFEAIDLPNLLGRPAVIAKAELLRIPFWGQAARVYGLIAVERDQGAKALRAMISGARRLIAEGRPLAIFPEGTRVPHGREAPLQSGFAGLYKLLGLPVVPIAVDSGPLYHRRWKRRGTITFRIGETIPTGLPREEIEARVLAAINDLNTTPA; this is translated from the coding sequence ATGACGATTTTGCGCAATCTCGCCTTCTACCTGATCTTTTACGGTGGCAGCCTGTTCTATGTGCTGGGCTCGCTGGCGGCCTTGGCGCTGGGCCGGAAGGCGCTGATCTTCGTGGCCGCAGGCTGGTCGACCTGGCACCGGCTCTGCGTGACCGGCCTGCTCGGCATCCGTATCAGGGTCGAGGGCGAACTCCCCGGCGAGGGCTACCTGGTGGCGCTCAAGCACGAAAGCTTCTTCGAGGCGATCGACCTGCCCAACCTGCTCGGCCGCCCGGCGGTCATCGCCAAGGCGGAACTGCTGCGTATTCCATTCTGGGGCCAGGCGGCGCGCGTCTACGGCCTGATCGCGGTCGAGCGGGACCAGGGCGCCAAGGCGCTGCGCGCGATGATCAGCGGCGCGCGCCGGCTCATCGCCGAAGGGCGGCCGCTGGCGATCTTTCCCGAGGGCACGCGCGTACCGCATGGCCGTGAGGCGCCGCTGCAGTCGGGTTTCGCCGGGCTCTACAAGTTGCTCGGGCTGCCGGTGGTGCCGATTGCGGTCGACAGCGGCCCGCTCTACCACCGCCGCTGGAAGCGCCGCGGCACGATCACCTTCCGCATCGGCGAGACGATCCCCACGGGCCTGCCGCGCGAGGAGATCGAGGCGCGCGTGCTGGCCGCGATCAACGACCTCAACACGACACCCGCGTGA
- a CDS encoding GNAT family N-acetyltransferase gives MSALPKGYVLVDAPDRIDAAAAHAYLTRSYWAEGIPLETVERSIAASLCVAVQYEGRQVAFARVVSDYATFAYLADVHVIEDHRGRGLSHAMLEHFLAHPRLLGLRRWALFTLDAQSLYERYGWSRYPYPERMMTRDDPDVYR, from the coding sequence ATGAGCGCGCTGCCCAAGGGCTACGTCCTGGTCGACGCGCCGGATCGCATCGATGCGGCAGCGGCCCACGCCTACCTCACGCGCTCCTATTGGGCCGAGGGCATCCCGCTCGAAACGGTCGAGCGCTCGATTGCCGCTTCGCTCTGCGTCGCGGTCCAGTACGAAGGGCGGCAGGTGGCCTTCGCGCGCGTCGTCAGCGACTATGCGACCTTCGCCTATCTCGCCGACGTCCACGTGATCGAGGATCACCGCGGGCGCGGCCTGTCGCATGCCATGCTGGAGCATTTCCTCGCCCATCCGCGCCTGCTGGGGCTGCGGCGCTGGGCACTGTTCACGCTCGACGCGCAGTCGCTCTACGAGCGCTATGGCTGGTCGCGCTATCCCTACCCGGAGCGGATGATGACGCGTGACGATCCGGACGTCTATCGATGA
- the fdhD gene encoding formate dehydrogenase accessory sulfurtransferase FdhD codes for MVSAVSVFPDGSRAAVSRDLVPEAPVALEFNGLSYAVMMATPADLADFALGFALSEGLAGSAADLTDLALAEVEHGWIVRATLSGVGVEQLTERVRARVAESSCGLCGIENLEALTKPLPPVATHAALEPQAIFAALAGLETRQPLQQATGAAHAAAWADNAGAIGLVREDVGRHNALDKLIGALAKDGKPLAPGFVLSTARCSYEIVEKTVRAGGTTLVTVSLPTTMAVDRAQAAGLSLWSLARGDSALLVNDGATR; via the coding sequence ATGGTGAGCGCGGTTTCCGTCTTCCCCGATGGAAGCCGCGCCGCCGTGAGCCGCGACCTGGTGCCCGAGGCGCCGGTCGCGCTCGAATTCAACGGCCTGTCCTATGCGGTGATGATGGCGACCCCCGCCGATCTCGCCGATTTCGCGCTCGGCTTCGCGCTGAGCGAAGGGCTCGCGGGCAGCGCCGCCGACCTTACCGACCTGGCCTTGGCCGAAGTCGAGCACGGCTGGATCGTCCGCGCGACGCTTTCGGGCGTCGGGGTCGAGCAACTAACCGAACGCGTGCGCGCCCGTGTCGCGGAATCGAGCTGCGGGCTCTGCGGCATCGAGAACCTCGAAGCCCTGACGAAGCCGTTGCCGCCGGTCGCGACCCATGCGGCGCTGGAACCGCAGGCGATCTTCGCCGCGCTGGCTGGGCTCGAAACGCGTCAACCGCTACAGCAGGCAACCGGGGCAGCGCATGCTGCGGCCTGGGCCGATAACGCCGGAGCCATCGGCCTCGTCCGCGAGGACGTCGGCCGGCACAATGCGCTCGACAAGCTGATCGGGGCCTTGGCGAAAGACGGCAAGCCACTGGCCCCCGGCTTCGTCCTGTCGACTGCGCGCTGCTCCTACGAGATCGTCGAGAAGACCGTGCGCGCCGGCGGCACCACGTTGGTCACGGTCTCGCTACCGACGACCATGGCGGTGGACCGCGCGCAAGCGGCCGGGCTCAGCCTCTGGTCGCTGGCGCGCGGCGACAGCGCGCTGCTGGTGAACGACGGAGCTACGCGCTAG
- a CDS encoding VOC family protein: MFTHVVVGSNDLEKSQAFYDALFTAIGGNPGMNMGSRIAYSHNGANFMVTQPINGEAATFANGGTIGFQMASPEQADAWHAAGVANGGKSCEEAPGPRDLGFAKLHLAYLRDPDGNKLCAMYPLGQ, translated from the coding sequence ATGTTCACCCACGTCGTCGTTGGCAGCAACGACCTCGAGAAATCGCAGGCGTTCTACGACGCCCTGTTCACCGCCATCGGGGGCAATCCCGGCATGAACATGGGCTCGCGCATCGCCTATTCGCACAACGGCGCCAACTTCATGGTGACCCAGCCGATCAACGGCGAAGCGGCCACTTTCGCCAACGGCGGCACGATCGGCTTCCAGATGGCGAGCCCCGAGCAGGCCGACGCCTGGCACGCCGCGGGCGTCGCCAACGGCGGCAAGAGCTGCGAGGAAGCGCCCGGGCCGCGCGACCTCGGCTTCGCCAAGCTCCATCTCGCCTATCTGCGCGATCCGGACGGCAACAAGCTCTGCGCCATGTACCCGCTGGGTCAATAA
- a CDS encoding prephenate/arogenate dehydrogenase family protein has protein sequence MSFERIAIIGLGLQGGSIGLAVREYLPDAQTTGYDHNPETRLRAAERRLVDQVHETAADAVRDADLVIFCVPPGAMGEAAREIADAVPADALISDVGSSKQAIAKALGEALPGHAIIPAHPVAGTENSGPDAGFAELFQNRWCIVTPPEPSNLVLLSRLVEFWEALGANVEIMDAQHHDLVLAVTSHLPHLIAYTIVGTASDLEEVTQSEVIKYSAGGFRDFTRIAASDPTMWRDVFLSNKDAVLEMLQRFTEDLTALQRAIRVGDGDTLFDHFTRTRAVRRSIIAEGQDDARPDFGRSDHDKTDG, from the coding sequence ATGAGCTTCGAGCGCATCGCCATCATCGGCCTAGGCCTCCAGGGCGGCTCGATCGGCCTCGCGGTGCGCGAGTATCTGCCCGATGCGCAGACCACGGGTTACGATCACAATCCCGAGACGCGGCTGCGTGCGGCAGAGCGCCGGCTGGTCGACCAGGTCCACGAGACCGCCGCCGATGCAGTGCGCGACGCCGACCTCGTGATCTTCTGTGTGCCGCCGGGCGCGATGGGCGAGGCCGCGCGCGAGATTGCCGACGCCGTTCCCGCCGATGCCCTGATCAGCGACGTCGGCTCGTCCAAGCAGGCTATCGCCAAGGCACTGGGCGAGGCCCTGCCCGGCCATGCGATCATCCCGGCGCATCCGGTCGCCGGCACCGAGAATTCCGGCCCCGACGCAGGCTTCGCCGAGCTGTTCCAGAACCGCTGGTGCATCGTCACCCCGCCCGAGCCGAGCAATCTCGTGCTGCTCAGCCGCCTCGTCGAGTTCTGGGAAGCGCTCGGCGCCAATGTCGAGATCATGGACGCGCAGCACCACGACCTCGTGCTCGCGGTGACCAGCCACCTGCCACACCTGATCGCCTACACGATCGTCGGCACGGCCTCCGACCTCGAGGAAGTGACCCAGAGCGAGGTCATCAAGTATTCGGCCGGCGGCTTCCGCGACTTCACCCGCATCGCCGCCTCGGACCCGACGATGTGGCGCGACGTGTTCCTGTCGAACAAGGATGCGGTGCTGGAAATGCTCCAGCGCTTCACCGAGGACCTGACTGCGCTGCAGCGCGCGATCCGGGTCGGCGATGGTGATACCCTGTTCGACCACTTCACGCGCACCCGTGCCGTCCGCCGCTCGATCATCGCCGAGGGCCAGGACGATGCCCGGCCCGACTTCGGGCGCAGCGATCACGACAAAACCGACGGCTGA
- the metW gene encoding methionine biosynthesis protein MetW gives MTLLRPDLALIAEHVDKGARVLDVGCGDGVLAEALRDDRGCNVHGMEIDPANVAECVEKGLSVIQGDADKDLAFYPDGAFDYAILSQTLQTTMRPDKVMEELLRIGRRAFVSFPNFAHWRVRTSLFWNGRMPVTRLLPVAWYETPNIHHLTVSDFRSFVAERGIKVEEAWYLTGDRLTSTSVANFRAEHAIFLLSR, from the coding sequence ATGACCTTGCTCCGCCCCGACCTCGCGCTGATTGCCGAGCACGTCGATAAAGGCGCGCGCGTGCTCGACGTCGGCTGCGGCGACGGCGTGCTCGCCGAAGCCCTGCGCGACGACCGCGGCTGCAACGTCCACGGCATGGAGATCGATCCGGCCAATGTCGCCGAATGCGTCGAGAAGGGCCTTTCGGTGATCCAGGGCGACGCCGACAAGGACCTCGCCTTCTATCCCGACGGCGCGTTCGACTATGCCATTCTCAGCCAGACGCTGCAGACGACGATGCGCCCGGACAAGGTGATGGAGGAGCTGCTGCGCATCGGTCGGCGGGCTTTCGTCAGCTTCCCCAATTTCGCCCACTGGCGGGTGCGGACCTCGCTGTTCTGGAACGGGCGCATGCCGGTGACGCGGCTGCTGCCGGTCGCCTGGTACGAGACGCCGAATATCCACCATCTGACCGTCTCGGACTTCCGATCCTTCGTTGCGGAGCGCGGGATCAAGGTCGAGGAGGCCTGGTATCTCACGGGAGACCGGCTGACGAGCACCAGCGTCGCCAACTTCCGCGCCGAGCACGCGATCTTCCTGCTGTCGCGCTAG
- a CDS encoding homoserine O-acetyltransferase — protein sequence MATAAILSASEVLELAEPLPLDCGQKLPGVRVAYEAYGALALARDNVILVMHATTGDQHVASPHPITGKPGWWDRMVGPGKPIDTNRFYVLCANVLGGCMGSTGPGSLAPDGKPYAMRFPVITIRDMVRAQVALLDALGIKKLYCAVGGSMGGMQALSLAANWPHLPERLLAIAATATMPAQNIAFQEVGRQAVMADPNWQEGDYYGTGKAPDSGLSVARMAAHITYLSEASLTEKFGRRLQDRASKTFGFDADFQVESYLRHQGVSFTSRFDANSYLYITRAMSYFDLAEEHGGLLADAFAECKARFCVISFDTDWLYPTELSRRLVHALNASGAPVSFVELSAPFGHDSFLLDVPALDRVISGFLSR from the coding sequence ATGGCCACCGCCGCAATCCTGTCCGCCAGCGAAGTGCTGGAACTCGCCGAACCGCTGCCGCTCGATTGTGGGCAGAAGCTTCCGGGCGTGCGCGTCGCCTATGAGGCCTATGGCGCCCTGGCGCTGGCGCGCGACAACGTCATTCTCGTCATGCATGCCACGACCGGCGACCAGCACGTCGCTAGCCCGCATCCGATCACCGGCAAGCCCGGCTGGTGGGACCGCATGGTCGGGCCGGGCAAGCCGATCGACACCAACCGCTTCTACGTGCTCTGCGCCAATGTGCTTGGCGGCTGCATGGGCTCGACCGGGCCGGGCAGCCTCGCGCCCGACGGCAAGCCCTATGCGATGCGCTTCCCCGTCATCACGATCCGCGACATGGTACGCGCGCAGGTCGCGCTGCTCGACGCGCTCGGCATAAAGAAGCTCTACTGCGCGGTCGGCGGATCGATGGGCGGGATGCAGGCGCTGAGCCTTGCCGCCAACTGGCCGCACCTGCCCGAACGGCTGCTCGCCATCGCTGCCACGGCGACGATGCCGGCGCAGAACATCGCCTTCCAGGAAGTCGGCCGCCAGGCGGTCATGGCCGATCCCAACTGGCAGGAGGGCGACTATTACGGCACCGGCAAGGCGCCCGATTCCGGCCTCTCCGTGGCGCGGATGGCAGCGCATATCACCTACCTGTCCGAAGCGAGCCTGACCGAGAAGTTCGGCCGCCGTCTGCAGGACCGTGCCTCGAAAACCTTCGGCTTCGACGCGGATTTCCAGGTCGAAAGCTATCTTCGGCACCAGGGCGTCAGCTTCACCAGCCGGTTCGACGCGAACTCATACCTCTACATCACCCGCGCGATGAGCTACTTCGATCTCGCCGAGGAACACGGCGGCCTGCTCGCCGACGCCTTTGCCGAGTGCAAGGCGCGCTTCTGCGTGATCAGCTTCGACACCGACTGGCTCTACCCGACCGAACTGTCGCGCCGGCTGGTCCACGCGCTCAATGCTTCGGGCGCGCCGGTGAGCTTCGTCGAACTCTCGGCGCCGTTCGGCCATGACAGCTTCCTGCTCGACGTGCCCGCGCTGGACCGGGTCATATCCGGATTCCTCAGCCGATGA
- a CDS encoding VOC family protein, whose translation MNLINLRLGCNDMDKARAFYDATFGALGLPASSTPAEYPIIMYKIPNGPNFAVGPARDGQPATHANGGTILFAADSDEQVHAWYEAGLANGGTCEGKAEPKPQTGGKIGAYLRDPDGNKLACYHGLVIG comes from the coding sequence ATGAACCTCATCAACCTCCGCCTCGGCTGCAACGACATGGACAAGGCGCGCGCCTTCTACGACGCGACCTTCGGCGCGCTGGGCCTGCCGGCCTCGTCGACCCCGGCCGAATATCCGATCATCATGTACAAGATCCCGAACGGCCCGAACTTCGCGGTCGGCCCGGCGCGCGACGGCCAGCCTGCGACCCACGCCAACGGCGGCACGATCCTGTTCGCCGCCGACAGCGACGAGCAGGTCCATGCCTGGTACGAAGCCGGTCTCGCCAACGGCGGCACCTGCGAAGGCAAGGCCGAGCCCAAGCCGCAGACCGGCGGCAAGATCGGCGCCTACCTGCGCGATCCCGACGGCAACAAGCTGGCCTGCTATCACGGCCTCGTGATCGGCTGA
- a CDS encoding transglutaminase family protein — protein MKLAIESTLDYDFATPSDVLLQVEAALLPEQTVTGAWIDISPVEHFARLPGHDTIGDRIWLHLQGRLTVNYKATVTVERICADLATLPAVKPHMLPVETVDYLLPSRYCPSDQFQTFVEAEFGALQGGERVMAICDWIGGHLSYVPGVSITSTTALETFVQRQGVCRDYAHLMIALVRASAIPARFVSVYALGVEPQDFHAVPEVFLDGAWYLIDPTGMAKAEDMAKIGVGRDAADVSFLTSYGWAQLNSQSVQVTRVSC, from the coding sequence GTGAAACTCGCCATCGAATCCACGCTCGACTACGACTTCGCCACGCCCTCCGACGTGCTGCTGCAGGTCGAGGCCGCCTTGCTGCCCGAGCAGACGGTGACCGGCGCATGGATCGACATCAGCCCGGTCGAGCATTTCGCCCGCCTGCCCGGCCACGACACGATCGGCGACCGGATCTGGCTGCACCTGCAGGGCAGGCTGACGGTCAACTACAAGGCCACCGTCACCGTCGAGCGGATCTGCGCCGATCTCGCGACCTTGCCCGCGGTCAAGCCGCACATGCTGCCGGTCGAGACGGTCGATTATTTGCTGCCATCGCGCTACTGCCCGTCGGACCAGTTCCAGACCTTCGTCGAGGCCGAATTCGGCGCATTGCAGGGCGGCGAGCGGGTCATGGCGATCTGCGACTGGATCGGCGGGCACCTGAGCTATGTGCCGGGCGTCAGTATCACTTCGACCACCGCGCTCGAAACCTTCGTCCAGCGCCAGGGCGTCTGCCGCGACTATGCCCACCTGATGATCGCCCTGGTCCGCGCCAGCGCGATCCCCGCGCGCTTCGTCAGCGTCTATGCGCTCGGCGTCGAGCCGCAGGACTTCCACGCGGTGCCCGAGGTGTTCCTCGACGGCGCCTGGTACCTGATCGATCCCACCGGCATGGCCAAGGCCGAGGACATGGCCAAGATCGGCGTGGGCCGCGACGCGGCCGACGTCTCGTTCCTCACCAGCTACGGCTGGGCGCAGCTCAACAGCCAGTCGGTGCAGGTCACGCGGGTGTCGTGTTGA
- a CDS encoding cell division protein has product MTEESGAGGIAQGMSARWRRFSGVGEHELVPQPRLSGPMPWVIAIMVALTVIAVAAGLALRNAAAATTAELRGGVTVQIVEASPEKRATQAQEAVKRLGQMPEIVAVRLVPQAELDGLIEPWLGVEAQAADKDTIPVPALIDARISGELTEARVAAIQRSLADVAPAARVDAQSRWLRPVLDAIALLQWLAIALVGLLALALAAAVLLAVRSALGTNRGTIEIVHLLGGTDVQIARVFQRTTGIDSAGGGLLGLAAALVVILFLARRFGSLGAGMVDQGALHWLDWIMLGIVPVVAVALSVLTARITVMRTLRKML; this is encoded by the coding sequence GTGACGGAGGAAAGCGGGGCAGGGGGTATCGCCCAGGGAATGTCAGCCCGCTGGCGCCGCTTCTCGGGCGTCGGCGAGCACGAGCTCGTCCCGCAGCCGCGGCTGTCGGGCCCGATGCCCTGGGTCATCGCGATCATGGTGGCGCTGACGGTGATCGCGGTCGCTGCCGGCCTTGCCCTGCGCAATGCCGCCGCCGCGACGACCGCCGAACTGCGCGGCGGCGTCACCGTGCAGATCGTCGAAGCCTCGCCCGAGAAACGCGCGACCCAGGCGCAGGAGGCCGTCAAACGGCTCGGCCAGATGCCCGAGATCGTCGCGGTGCGGCTCGTCCCGCAGGCCGAGCTCGATGGCCTGATCGAGCCCTGGCTGGGCGTCGAAGCCCAGGCGGCGGACAAGGATACGATCCCGGTTCCCGCATTGATCGACGCGCGGATTTCCGGCGAGCTTACCGAAGCGCGCGTTGCGGCGATCCAGCGCTCGCTTGCCGATGTCGCGCCGGCGGCGCGGGTCGATGCCCAGTCGCGCTGGCTGCGGCCCGTGCTCGATGCGATCGCGCTCCTGCAATGGCTCGCGATCGCGCTCGTCGGCCTGCTGGCACTCGCCTTGGCGGCGGCCGTGCTGCTGGCGGTGCGCTCGGCGCTGGGGACCAACCGCGGGACGATCGAGATCGTCCATCTGCTCGGCGGCACCGATGTCCAGATTGCCCGCGTGTTCCAGCGCACCACCGGGATCGATTCCGCGGGCGGCGGCCTGCTGGGGCTGGCGGCCGCGCTCGTCGTGATCCTGTTCCTCGCGCGGCGGTTCGGTTCGCTCGGCGCGGGCATGGTCGATCAGGGCGCGCTGCACTGGCTCGACTGGATCATGCTGGGAATCGTCCCGGTCGTCGCCGTTGCGCTGTCGGTGCTGACCGCGCGGATCACCGTCATGCGCACTTTGCGCAAGATGCTTTAA
- a CDS encoding NAD(P)/FAD-dependent oxidoreductase, whose translation MRTSGLFWRALGAANEANAADRPAILGESPGLTRRRLLGAMAASAALPAIGCTPLPTASASTRVAIIGGGLAGLIALRDLKAAGIEATLYEARSRLGGRVSTYHGGPVPADDGGQFINADHADILALAKQHGLKLIDRAPLPGKTLLIDEYCRTYTEEQLAEDLRPLAAAIAADAAAIDADPAAMTALDAITVTQYLQRHDNSLKPYVRMLMDATLRTEFGQDPGEASAIELIFNLPQSDGRKAIVIGSSDERYVLHGGSGSLVEALVPPLMPHIEMSHALQSVRHAGDHVRLRFENGARVEAERVIVTVPAPLLRTIDFGTMLPPLWQQYAAEIDCGRNEKLNAAYHGRPWEASMGRKGDVWPLAGGFAEGWDATTVEGDSGLMTFFMGGAQCAAARKLDAAALRRDFETVVAHAVPGLTQAATTWQRRTNWIGDRFSRGAYSCFKPGQLTRYAKLFWLEENGKAVQSPVVGPLVFAGEHLSDAWPGYMNGGAQTGRLAARAVLGG comes from the coding sequence ATGCGGACGAGCGGACTGTTCTGGCGGGCCTTGGGCGCGGCCAACGAAGCCAATGCAGCCGATCGGCCGGCGATCCTGGGAGAGTCCCCCGGCCTTACCCGCCGCCGTCTGCTCGGGGCCATGGCGGCCAGCGCGGCGCTGCCGGCGATCGGCTGCACGCCGCTGCCGACAGCCAGTGCTTCCACCCGCGTCGCGATCATCGGCGGCGGGCTGGCCGGCCTGATCGCGCTGCGCGACCTCAAGGCGGCGGGGATCGAGGCGACGCTTTACGAGGCACGCAGCCGGCTCGGCGGGCGCGTTTCGACCTATCACGGCGGCCCGGTGCCGGCCGACGACGGCGGCCAGTTCATCAACGCCGACCATGCCGATATCCTCGCCCTGGCGAAGCAGCACGGCCTCAAGCTGATCGACCGTGCGCCGCTTCCGGGCAAGACGTTGCTGATCGACGAATACTGCCGGACCTACACCGAGGAGCAGCTCGCCGAGGACCTGCGCCCGCTCGCCGCGGCGATTGCCGCCGATGCCGCCGCGATCGACGCGGACCCCGCCGCGATGACGGCGCTCGATGCGATCACGGTCACCCAGTACCTCCAGCGCCACGACAACTCGCTCAAGCCCTATGTCCGCATGCTGATGGACGCGACCCTGCGCACCGAATTCGGCCAGGATCCGGGCGAGGCTTCGGCGATCGAGCTGATCTTCAACCTGCCGCAGTCGGACGGCAGGAAGGCCATCGTCATCGGCTCGAGCGACGAGCGCTACGTGCTCCATGGCGGCTCGGGCTCGCTGGTCGAGGCGCTGGTTCCGCCGCTGATGCCGCACATCGAAATGAGCCACGCGTTGCAGTCGGTTCGTCATGCCGGGGACCATGTCCGGCTGCGCTTCGAGAACGGTGCGAGGGTCGAGGCCGAGCGCGTCATCGTCACCGTGCCCGCGCCGCTCCTGCGGACGATCGACTTCGGCACCATGCTCCCGCCGCTCTGGCAGCAATATGCGGCCGAGATCGACTGCGGCCGCAACGAGAAGCTCAACGCCGCCTATCACGGGCGCCCGTGGGAAGCGTCGATGGGGCGCAAGGGCGACGTCTGGCCCTTGGCGGGCGGCTTCGCCGAAGGTTGGGACGCGACAACGGTCGAGGGCGACAGCGGCCTGATGACCTTCTTCATGGGCGGCGCGCAGTGCGCCGCCGCGCGCAAGCTGGACGCCGCGGCGCTGCGCCGCGATTTCGAGACCGTCGTCGCGCATGCCGTGCCGGGGCTGACCCAGGCCGCGACGACCTGGCAGCGCCGCACCAACTGGATCGGCGACCGCTTTTCACGCGGTGCCTACAGTTGCTTCAAGCCCGGCCAGCTCACGCGCTATGCCAAGCTGTTCTGGCTCGAGGAGAACGGCAAGGCCGTGCAGAGCCCCGTCGTCGGTCCGCTGGTCTTCGCCGGCGAGCACCTGTCGGACGCCTGGCCCGGCTACATGAACGGCGGCGCGCAGACCGGCCGGCTGGCGGCGCGCGCGGTGCTGGGGGGATAA